A window of bacterium genomic DNA:
TTCATCCATAAGTTTCAGTATTTTTTGTGCTTCATCGTCGTTGAGTTCTTCTATATCCGAAATATAATCTGTATCGTAATATCCTTCATAAGAGCTTTCTAGGTCGCGGGAAGTTTCGTCAATTAGCTTTTCGGCAGCAAATTCAAAATCTAAATCTCCGCTATATATAGCCTCTACAAGAACCTCCTCAGCCCCGTATTCCTCAAAAAAGGAGTTACTATATCTAGATTCTGCGACTTCGATGTTAGAAGACCCATTATTGATGATTGCTGTCACAAAGACAGCGATCAAAACAACCGCTACACCAAATGCCCCTTTGAAAATTGGTCGGATATCCCACCAAGTCAGTCTTCTAGGCAACTTCTCGCCATTAATAACTTTTTCTGTTAAGCGAGAAATCTCACTTTCACCCAGTCTTGGAATCGGATCGCTTTCGAGAAATCGCCGCATCTCCCATTCAACATCCTGCATCTTTATGTTCTTTTTACTCATTTTAATCCTCCAAAAGCGATTTTATTTTATAAACCGCGTTATGCAACTGGGCCTTAATTGTGCCTTCGGACTTTTTTAGAACCTTGGCTATCTCCGAAATCGGTAATCCTTTTTCGAACCTAAGAGAGAATGCGACTCTCGTTTTCGGGGGTAACGCCATCAATGCTTTGCGCACAAAAAGCCTTTTGTCTCTCTCTTCGAGTATAGAAAGCGGTGAGCGAGAATCTGCCGATACAGTATTGTCATCGATCTCGACGAATGTTCTACGAGAGTTGCGTCTAAGGTAATCTCGCGATAGATTCGCCGCTATCGTATAAAGCCATGTCGATATCAACGAGTCACCGCGAAATTTCTTTATGTTCTTGAGCGCTTTCATAAATGTTTCCTGAGTTATATCTAACGCATCATCTCGGTTGCCGGTCATCCTGAAAGCCAATCCGAATATATTTTTCTGATTGTCTCGGACAAACTGCGTCCGGGCATTTTTATCGCCACTTCTTAAAAGATCGAGGAACTGCTCATTTTTATTGTTAAATTCCATATTTCTCAATTATTCTGACGCTCGAAAATAGATACAGGTTTAACAGTTTTTCACTTTGTTTGAAAAATCTGCATAGCATCAAGTGTATTACCAACTAATTGCCAGCTCACAAAATCCCCGGCCATATTTCTAAACGTAAAATCTTTTGCCGAACCGATAGGCTTGAGTTTAGAGGGTAAAATTGCTCGAATTTGAAGGTTTTTGGGCTCGATTATATTGCCGTCTTTATTTCGGAAAGGAGGATAGATCCCAAATTTCTCGCCAAATTTCCATTCTCCCGGTGGACCGGAAAGCGCCGCGCTAACCGGTATTTCATATGAAGTGCGGATTATAAGTGACCTTTCTTTATCTTTAATATCGATTACAGTCACATCCCCTGCTAAGACAAGTATCCCGCATTCAGAGGAATCAATATCCATAGAGCTATAAATGCGAACGGAATCCATGGGCCAATTTGGGAGAATATGTATGCTATCCATGAAATCGGGAACATTCACGCTGCTAATGAATACAACTTGAGCTAAAGTGTCCAGAACAACCGCATCAATATAGGCATACTCCACCTCGATACCTTCATCAACAATAAAAGATGGAGTTCCGGGCGGCGGGGCAGGGCGAAAAGCATAAGTAATTGAAAAGCCAAGAATTAGAAAAGATATAACAATACCAAAGACTCTCATAATTCGCCCTTTCAATAAGTTTAAAATCACCTATTAATAAATCACGCGGTTTGAGATGTCAAAGCGAATATCAAAAAAAATGCAAGAACTTCATCAAGATTTTTGAGTTTTTACGAAAAAGTGACGTTTACGAGGGCCATCAAATTCGCAGAAAAATACCTTCTGCCATGTGCCCAAATTGAGTTTACCTTTATCAACTATAATCGTTTGACTCACACCCACAAGCAAAGATTTAATATGAGCATCAGAATTGCCCTCAAAATGGCGATAATTATGATTATAGGGAACGATTTCCTCGAGAAA
This region includes:
- a CDS encoding sigma-70 family RNA polymerase sigma factor, with protein sequence MEFNNKNEQFLDLLRSGDKNARTQFVRDNQKNIFGLAFRMTGNRDDALDITQETFMKALKNIKKFRGDSLISTWLYTIAANLSRDYLRRNSRRTFVEIDDNTVSADSRSPLSILEERDKRLFVRKALMALPPKTRVAFSLRFEKGLPISEIAKVLKKSEGTIKAQLHNAVYKIKSLLED
- a CDS encoding secondary thiamine-phosphate synthase enzyme YjbQ; protein product: MVKRFELKTDSRNCMLDITRMVASAVTESAIDDGLALVYVPHTTAAITTNEGADPDVIEDVLSFLEEIVPYNHNYRHFEGNSDAHIKSLLVGVSQTIIVDKGKLNLGTWQKVFFCEFDGPRKRHFFVKTQKS